A DNA window from Abyssisolibacter fermentans contains the following coding sequences:
- the rpsH gene encoding 30S ribosomal protein S8 — MVMTDPIADMLTRIRNANNARHQNVDVPASNIKKSIVDILLEEGYVRGCDLIEDDKQGIIRIKLKYTSDKEKVISGIKRISKPGLRVYAKKNEIPKVLGGLGIAILSTSKGIMTDKNARKNNVGGEVICYVW; from the coding sequence ATGGTTATGACTGATCCAATTGCTGATATGTTGACTAGAATCAGAAATGCAAATAACGCGAGGCATCAAAATGTAGATGTTCCTGCTTCTAACATAAAGAAAAGCATAGTTGACATATTATTGGAAGAAGGATATGTAAGAGGTTGTGATTTAATAGAAGATGACAAGCAAGGAATAATTAGAATCAAACTTAAGTATACAAGTGACAAAGAAAAAGTTATATCTGGAATTAAAAGAATATCAAAGCCAGGCTTAAGAGTTTATGCAAAGAAAAATGAAATTCCTAAGGTTTTAGGTGGACTTGGAATCGCAATATTGTCTACATCAAAAGGAATTATGACAGATAAAAATGCAAGAAAAAATAATGTTGGTGGAGAAGTTATCTGCTACGTTTGGTAA
- the rplF gene encoding 50S ribosomal protein L6, protein MSRIGLKPIDIPAGVEIKLDEKNHLIVKGPKGQLEQQIDRDMKIEIQDNVINVVRPSEIKRHKSLHGLTRSLIANMIEGVTKGYEKTLEIVGVGYRAAKQGKKLVLNLGFSHPVEMEDPEGIEVEVPANNKIVVKGIDKQKIGNYAAVIRDWRKPEPYKGKGIRYAGEQVRRKEGKTAK, encoded by the coding sequence ATGTCAAGAATAGGTTTGAAGCCAATAGATATACCTGCTGGAGTTGAAATTAAATTAGATGAAAAAAATCATTTAATAGTAAAAGGACCAAAAGGACAGCTAGAACAACAAATTGATAGAGACATGAAAATTGAAATTCAAGATAATGTTATAAATGTTGTTAGACCATCTGAAATCAAAAGACATAAGTCTCTACATGGATTAACTAGAAGTCTTATAGCTAACATGATTGAAGGAGTTACTAAAGGTTATGAAAAAACTCTTGAAATAGTTGGCGTTGGATATCGTGCTGCAAAGCAAGGTAAAAAATTGGTTCTTAATTTAGGTTTTTCGCATCCAGTTGAAATGGAAGACCCTGAAGGTATTGAAGTCGAGGTACCAGCTAACAATAAAATAGTTGTTAAAGGTATAGATAAGCAAAAAATAGGAAATTACGCTGCTGTCATTAGAGATTGGAGAAAACCTGAACCATATAAAGGTAAAGGAATTAGATATGCAGGAGAACAAGTAAGACGTAAGGAAGGAAAGACTGCTAAGTAG
- a CDS encoding type Z 30S ribosomal protein S14, with the protein MAKKSMKVKQQREPKFSTRSYSRCRICGRPHAYLRKFGICRICFRELAYKGEIPGVKKASW; encoded by the coding sequence GTGGCTAAGAAATCGATGAAGGTTAAGCAACAAAGAGAACCTAAATTTAGTACAAGAAGCTATTCAAGATGTAGAATATGCGGAAGACCACATGCTTATTTAAGAAAATTTGGCATTTGCCGTATTTGCTTTAGGGAACTAGCATATAAGGGTGAGATACCAGGAGTTAAAAAAGCGAGTTGGTAA